CCCACACGATCGTGATCTCGGGCCAGTCGTTCGTGCAGAACGCGATCGGCTCGAACTACGGCTCGATTTACGTCATTCTCGACGAATTTCACCATCGCCACGGCGCCGACATGCATGCCGACGCGATCGCGGCGCAACTGCGCGACGCCTGCTACCGCGAGGTGCAAGAGGCCTCGGTGGCGGTCTTCGGCGCGCCGGCCGTCGATGGCTTGGGCAATGCCGGCGGTTTCAAGCTGATGGTCCGCGACGTCGGAGACCTCGGGCTCGACCTGCTGCAAGAGACCTCCGAAGATCTCGCTGCCGAAGGCAACCAGCAGCCAGGCATCGTCGGCATGTACACGGCCTTCCGCGCGCGGACGCCACAGATGTACGTCGACGTCGACCGCGAACGCTGCAAGCAGATGGGAGTCGCGCTCGACGAAATCTTCCTCACGCTGCAGCTTTACCTGGGGGGCTACTATACGAACGACTTCAATCAATTCGGCCGTACCTGGCAGGTGAACCTGCAGAGCGATCCTGATTTCCGACTCACGCCCGAACAAGTTCGCCAATTGAAGGTTCGCAACGCCCAAGGCGAAATGGTCCCCTTGGGAAGCGTCGTCCACATCAGCGACACGGGGGGCCCGGCGATGGTCGTCCGCTACAACGGCGTCACGGCAGCGGCGGTCAACGGGGGCTCGCTGCCCGGCGTCAGTTCGGGCACCGTCATCAAGACCATCGAACGCATTGCCGAACAGGTCTTGCCGCAGGGCATGAATTTTCAATGGACCGAGTTGACCCTGCTGCAGATTCTGGCGGGCAATACGGCCATCGTCGTGTTCGGCCTGGCCGTGGTGCTCGTCTTTCTGGTGCTGGCCGCGCAGTATGAAAGTCTCAGCCTCCCCTTTGCCGTGATCCTGGTCGTGCCGATGTGCCTGCTCTGCTCGATCGTGGGGGTGGCCATGGCCGGCATGGATATCAACATCTTCGTGCAGATCGGCTTCGTGGTATTGGTCGGTCTGGCTAGCAAGAACGCGATCCTGATCGTTGAGTTCGCCAAGGAGAAGACGGCCCAGGGGGTGGCGGCGGCCGACGCGACGGTCGAAGCCTGCCGCTTGCGCCTGCGACCGATCATCATGACGTCGCTCGCTTTCATCCTGGGCGTGGTCCCCTTGGCGTTGGCCGTGGGTGCCGGCGCCGAGATGCGCCGAGCGCTCGGCATCGCTGTCTTTTCCGGCATGTTGGGGGTCACCCTGTTCGGCATCCTGCTGACCCCGGTGTTCTTCTACATCGTGGTGCGTCTCGTCGGCACGAAGTCGTCCGCTCAAAGCGATACCGATCCTCACGCCTCGGTCGCCATCGTTGAGCCAACCGCGGGCAATGGAGAAATGACCGGCACTTCCCCTTCGTCCACAATCCCTGCTCCTTGATTCACCGCGAGCAAGAAAGTCTCCCAATGAAATTCATGGTGGAATTGAAGCTGAAGCCGGGCGGCAAGAACAAGTTGCTCGAGGCGTTCGATCTGCGCGGGCCAAATCGCTATCCGGGCGTGAGCTTTCGCGATGCGTGGATCGACACGCGTTCCGAGTTGATGTTCATCCTGGGAGAGAGCAACGAGGAATCGCTCGTGGCTCAGGCCTGCGAGACCTGGCGGGAGCATGGCGAATTCACCATCCACCCGGTAATCTCGGTCGATCAGGTGTAAGCGCGCCTTGGCCGGTGCGCGGATTTGACCCTGCCTTTTGCCGTCGGCCGATTGACCGAGAATGAACGAAGTCCCGGCCGGGCTGGTTGTGCCTGCTCACCGGGCGCGGTTCATACGGGTGTCTTCGTCCGTTGCGAGACAAGCGAGGTCATCTAGTGCCTTGTCAGAGCCAAAAGTTCGGGTGCCTGGTCCTCGCATCGCGAG
The nucleotide sequence above comes from Pirellulales bacterium. Encoded proteins:
- a CDS encoding DUF3303 family protein; amino-acid sequence: MKFMVELKLKPGGKNKLLEAFDLRGPNRYPGVSFRDAWIDTRSELMFILGESNEESLVAQACETWREHGEFTIHPVISVDQV